The Ruminococcaceae bacterium BL-4 region GGCAAATTTACAGGAATGCCTTCCGAAATTTCTCTGTGAGGCAATGGGAGAAGGAATTCTTAGAATGGACCGGAAGCTGCATGGATTCTCTGATCCGGATGCTCTATTGACCGCAGTGGAATCTCGGTCTTCTTCACCGGTTCGGATTGTGCGCGGAGAAAATTATGAATCTGTTTCAATTCCAGGGCTTTATCCATGCGGAGAAGGCGCCGGATATGCAGGCGGAATTGTTTCTGCAGCAGTTGATGGAATTCGTTGTGCAGAGAAGATTCTTCAAAAAACAATGGAATAAAAAAGCAGGGGACTAAAAAGTCCCCTGCTTTTTTATATGGGTAGCACAAATAGAAAAATGAGACAAAAGGCTAAACAAAATATAAAAATTTTGATCCAGCCTTAAAAATCAATATTTCTCGATTCGGCGCTGTTTGCGCAAAGCATCTCTTTTTTCTCCGGATTTCCATGCTGCTTTTTCTTCATCTGTTTCGACAATCAGAGAAGGAACCATAGTTGGATGTTCATCCTTATCCAATGCAACCATCACAAAGTGTGCGGTATTCACAAGTTTTCGGCTTCCATCCAGTTCTTCCACATAACTGTCCACCTGGACCTCCATAGAGGTTCTTCCAACATAGGTGATTTTTCCAAATAACAGAACGGTATCGTTGATATGTACGGCTTCTTTAAATTGAAGATTATCGATAGAAGCGGTAGTAGTATTGCAATGGGAGTGCCTACGCGCGACAACTCCTGCAACAACGTCAATCCATTCTACTAATTGTCCGCCGAAGAGTCTTCCGGCACCGTTAATATGGCTGCTTAAAACAATTTGTGTCTGTACAACTGCAGATTCTGAGACATGTTTTGAAGGCCTTGTTTCCATGACGATCACTCCAGTTTTAAAAATTTTTACTTAATTTCTTTTAAATGTTCCATGTTCTTTTTGATCTGTTCGCAGCAATAATGGAACTTTTCTTTTTCTTGTGTATTTAGTGACAGTTCCACGACTTCTTCTGCGCCGGCAGCTCCAATTATAGCGGGAACACCTGCGAATAATCCGGATTCTCCATATTCCCCACAGAGTTCACAGCTTGCCGGAAGAATTTGTTTTTCATCTTGAAAAACAATGTGAACCATTCTTGCGGCAGTGCTAGCAATCGCATATTCGGTGCAGAACTTTCCACTGAATGTACGCCAGCCTGCGCCAATTGCATATTTTTGCATTTCATCGCGGTCAAATTGGAATCGTTTGTCCGTTTTTGCCCACTCATCCAGAGATTTACCGCGGAAAGATACACAAGACCACGGTGCAAATTGGTCGCTGCCGTGTTCTCCAAGCATATAAGCGGTAATGGATTTATGATCAATTCCGGTTTGTTCGGCTAAAGCTGAAATTAATCTGGCCGTATCAAGGCCAGTCCCAGTTCCAAATACGCGGCCGCGCGGGAGTTTGAGCCCAAGAGCCAGCTGTCTGGTAACAATATCGCAAGGATTAGAAATATTAATTAAGACTCCATCGAAACCAGAAGCTTTGATTTTATCAACATAGCCGTTTACTGCGGCAATGGTAAAGTCCATTTCCATCAGACGATTGTTATTGCCGCGGAGTAGATCAATATTACCAACGCTATTTACAATTATATCACAACTCCCAAGGTCCGCAAAGCCGCCGACAGCGATTTTAATTCGATGAGGAAGATATGCAACGCTGTCAATCAAATCTTGACATTCACTTTTTACTTTGTTTTCGTTCTGATCAACTAAAACAATTTCATCCGCAATTCCCTGAACAGCGATGCTGTATGCGACATGAGCGCCCACATGGCCTAGACCGATAATGCCGACTTTCTTTGTTTTCATCTTTTACCCTCCTAAAATAAAAATCCCCAAAAGTTTCAAAAATTTATGGATTTTGAATTATTATTTATTGTAGACTTATGATTTTTACTTGTCAATGAAGATTCTATTTACAAAAAATCGTTTTAATTGATTTCTTTTTTCATTTGGGTTATAATATTGGCAGTAAATGTTTTACAAGTAAGAAATGTTATTCTTATAGTTATACTAAAAAATCAGTTAAAAGGGTGCGTATTTGAATGAAAAGTTTTTCAAAAGTGTTTGATGATAAATATATGGGGTCTGTTAAAGTGGGACCCAAGGGGCAAATTGTCATTCCAAAAGAAGCACGGGATATGTTTGAAATTGAGCCGGGAGATACACTGCTGCTGCTCGCTGATAAAGAGCGTGGAATCGCAATTCCACAGAAAAAAGATTATGATCAGCTTTTTAAAAATTTATTTTCACTGGAACACGGAATATCAGAAGAAAAATAAAGAAAAAGCCTTTTCTCTTAGACTTAAGCTGAGAGAAAAGGCTTTTATATTTTAAAAGCATGAAAGCAGCAAATTCGTTTTCGCTGTATAGAAATAGAAAAAGGAGGGTAAACTTTTCCTGCAGGGGGAATTTCTTAATGTTTGCAGTTATATTTGCCATCATTGCTGGGGCTGCAATGAGCTTTCAGGGGGTATTTAATACACGTCTGAGTGATCATATTGGGCTTTATGAATCGAATGTACTGGTTCAGGGAATTGCATTTTTGTGTTCTGTGATTGTTCTGATTTTTTTTGGAACCGGAAATTTTAGTGCGGTTCATGAAGCAAGCAAAATGGATCTTCTCGGAGGAGCTTTGGGAGTTGTTATCACAGTTACTGTTATGCTGGCGATGAAAGGGCTTGGAGCAACGATTGCGGTCTCTATTATTTTAATTGCACAGCTTCTTACAGCGGCTGTAGTGGATGCGTTTGGTCTTTTGAATGAAGAAAAAATTCCGTTTACATGGCAGAAGATATTAGGATTAATCTTGATGGTCGGAGGAGTGATGTTATTAAAATACAAACTTCCGACGTAAAATTTTTAATTTATATTTCGTATATTTTTCTTTCAAATGACACAGAATAAACACATTCATCATTTATTCTATATTTATTAAATGATTACAAGATTCTTTTTCATAAATTTCTCCTCTCTCTAAAAAGGATGGGCTGCCGAAGTTTTTCGGCAGCCCATCCTTTTTATTATGCTTTTTGTTTTTGAAGTTTTTCTCGCTCTTTTTTTGCTTTTAAAACTTTCAGTCTTGAAAATTCTTCTCTGTCTTTTTCTTCCAGTGCATCTGAAATAAATTTCACAGCTTTTTGAAAGCGGGGAATCATAATGTTTTTCAGTGCGTTTGCGCGTTTCTGTGTCTTTTTGATAGAATCTGCAAGGCGATAAACACTGTTTTCCACCTCAGCAAGTTCTGCGGTCAAATATTTGACTTCTTGAAATTTTGAAAAGGCAAGATCGAGCGATGAATTTGTCTGAGAAAGCCCAAAGGGAATTTCTTGTTTTTCCTGAGGGTCGTTAATCGTAACGATCGGAATTTCTACGCCCATGACGCTGCGGAAAGACAGCTTTAAACTGTTATCCAGAGGAACCGTGCGGGCTAGATCAACTCCAATGCCCAATGTAATGTTTGCTTTTTGCAGCGCGGAATACGCTTCTTCATAAACATTGTCAATTTTGCTCTGAATCTCGTTGGCACGGGAAATTAGCTGCATCATCTCGCGAATCAAGATGTTGCGTTTACGGTCAAGCAGCTCAAAACCGGTCTGCGAAAGGGAGAGCGTACGCTTGGTAGCCAAAAGATTGCCTTTTGTCGGAACGGTTGTGATTGCCATCGGTTATTCCCCTCCCACTGTAGTTTGATCGAAATTAAGGTCTGTAGAATCGGTTTCTTTTTGCTGTGCATTTTCCTGTTCTGTTTTTTGCTTCTCAATTTCCTTTTTGGCTTTTTCGTAGTAGCGGTCGAGAAAGTCATCATCTACACGATCCAGTTCACTGCGCGGAAGGGTTGCAAGTAACCGCCAGCCTAAATCAAGGCTTTGCGCAAGCGTCCGATTTTCATGGAATCCCTGGCGTAAAAAGCGATGTTCAAAGAGATTTCCGAATTTCATATAATCTTTGTCAATAGGGGAAAGTTCTTCTTCACCGATTACGCTTGCCAAAGACCGTGCATCATTTACTTTTGCATAGCTTGCAAAAAGCTGATTTGCAAGAGCCGGATGATCTTCACGCGTAAATCCTTTGCCGATACCATCCTTCATAAGACGGGAAAGACTTGGAAGGACACTGACAGGAGGGTAAATTCCATTTGCATCCAAACTGCGATCCAAAGAAATCTGGCCTTCCGTGATATAGCCTGTCAAATCAGGGACTGGGTGCGTGACATCATCATTTGGCATAGTTAAGATTGGTAGCTGTGTAACACTGCCAGGTTTGTCTTTTATCATGCCTGCACGTTCGTAAAGGCTTGCAAAATCGCTGTATAAATAACCAGGGAAGCCTTTTCTTCCTGGAATTTCTCCTTTTGAAGAGCTGAACTCACGCAAAGCTTCTGCATAGCTTGTCATATCGGTCATAATAACAAGAATGTGCATTCCAAGTTCAAAAGCCAAATATTCAGCAACTGTCAGCGCACAGCGCGGGCAGAGAGTACGTTCAATAATTGGGTCACTGGCAAGGTTTAAAAACATAACGACTTTTCCAAGGACGCCGCTTTCTTCAAAACTACGGTGAAAATATTCTGCGACATCATTTGTAACACCCATGGCGGCAAAAACAATTGCAAAATTATCTTCTCCGCCCTTATCAGTAATCTTTGCCTGACGGGCAATCTGAACCGCCAGCTCATTATGCTTCATGCCGGATCCGGAAAAGATCGGCAGTTTTTGTCCACGAATCAAAGTAGTCAGCACATCGATCGAAGAAATACCGGTATTAATATAGTTCTGCGGATATTTTCGACTGACGGGATTGATTGGGGTTCCGTTAATGTCGGCGCATTTTATAGGAAAGATATCGCCAAGCCCATCAATAGGGCGGCCGGCTCCATTAAACACACGTCCAAGAATTTCAGGAGACAGCGCCATTTCCATTGGGTGTCCGGTTAAACGAGTACGTGTATTTGTCAGAGAAATACCGCGCGTTCCTTCAAATACCTGAATCACGACACGAGAGCCTTCCATCTGAACAACACGTCCCTGGCGCTGGGTACCGTTTTCAAGCTGAATGGTTACCATTTCATCAAAGGAAATATCCGGGACGTCATCCAGAACGATCAGGGAACCGTTGATTTCTTTGACTCCAACATAATCCAAAATCATTTTCTGCGCCCCCCTTAAGAGTTCATCACGAGTCCGGAAACGGTTTTATCAATTTCGGACAAGTATTGATCGAAAAGTTCCAATTTATTATTTGGAACATCGTATTTCATCTTAATAATTTTATCAAACAGGCCGGACTGTACCAAACCGGAAATCGGGATATTGGTGGTGACTAATTCCTTTGCCTTATGATAGAGATGGAGAATTACTTCCATCATACGCTTTTGCTTTTCCAGCGGAACATAAGTATCTTCCGGATGAAAAGCATTTTGCTGCAGAAAACCAACACGAATGACTTTTGCAATCTCAATGACTAACTTTTGGTCATCTGGCAGTACATCTGCACCAATCAACTTTACGATCTCCATTAACTTGTTTTCTTCCAACAGAATGGAGCTGATTTCAGAACGATATTTAATAAATTCAGGACCGATATTTTTTTCATACCATGGATTTAAATCGTTGATATATTCCGAATAGCTTTCCATCCAGTTGATGGCAGGATAATGACGCGCATAGGCAAGCGACTTATCCAGTGCCCAGAAGCAGCGGGTAAAACGTTTGGTGTTCTGAGTAACCGGTTCAGAAAAATCGCCGCCTGCAGGCGAGACAGCACCGATTAATGTAACGGAGCCTTCGCTTTCATTTAGATTTTTCACGAGACCGGAGCGTTCATAAAATTCCGCCAAGCGGCTAGGCAAATAGGCTGGGAATCCTTCTTCAGCAGGCATCTCTTCCAAACGGCCGCTGATTTCACGCAAAGCTTCTGCCCAACGTGAGGAAGAGTCCGCCATCATTGCCACATGATAGCCCATATCACGGTAGTATTCACAGAGTGTTACACCTGTATAAATACTAGCTTCACGGGCGGCAACCGGCATATTGGAGGTGTTTGCAATCAGAACGGTACGATCAGTCATCGGACGTCCACTTTTTGGGTCAATTAGAGCACCGAATTCTTCCAGGACCTGACTCATTTCATTTCCACGTTCTCCGCAGCCAACATAAACAATGATATCTGCATCGCACCATTTTGCAAGTTGATGCTGTGTCATTGTTTTTCCGGAACCAAAACCGCCAGGAATTGCTGCTGCACCGCCTTTTGCAATCGGGAACAGCGTATCAATAACACGCTGGCCGGTGATCAGTGGCACAAAACTTGGCTGCCGTTCTTTTACGGGGCGCGGGGTCCGAATCGGCCAACGCTGGCAAAGAGTCAGCGGGTGAACAGTACCTTCTTCGTCGGTAATTTCTGCAATCGTATCGTTGACCCGATAGCTGCCGTTTTCCATTACTTTTGTAAACGTGCCGGAAAGGGCGGGAGGAACAAGGCAGCGATGTTCGATTGCTGGAGTTTCCGGGCAAGTAGCATAAATTTGTCCAGGAGAAGCTTTATCGCCTTGTTTTACTTTTAGGGTCATATCCCATTTACGCTCCTGATCGAGTGCAGGTACATTACAGCCGCGCGCAATAAATGCGCCGGAAGAATCTGCAATTGCTTTCAAGGGACGTTCGATTCCATCAAAAATATTATCCAGAATTCCAGGGCCAAGCGTTACATTCATCGGGAACCCGGTTCCAGTGATCGGTTCACCCGGGCGAAGTCCGGTGGTCTCTTCATAAACCTGGATTGTGGTGCGGTCGTCGGTAATACCAATTACTTCACCAACAAGTTTTTGCGTTCCTACATAGACCATTTCCATCATAGAAAAGTCTTTGGTGTCTTTTACGGTGACGACCGGACCGTTAATGCCGAAAATCACATTTCTACTCATTCACAGTTACCTCAATCGTCATACTATTTCCATATGGGTGTTTTCCGCAAACCATTTGCGCTGATTTTCCAAGAGAGAATCAAAAGTTTCATCAGCAACAATTCCTTGCGTATTGCTTTCAGCCCAAAAACCGCCGAGTCGAATTTTTCGGTCTATACGGAAGATACAACGACCAAAAAGCGGCTCTAAAAGATCCTCATATTTTTTATCTTCTTCCCGCAGATAGATTACAGTATCTCCTACTGTAAAGAGTGGTTTCATTTTTAAAGCGCACTTCTTTAAGTATTCAGGATATTCTGGTCCATTTGCGTAGTCCAGAAGCTTTTTTGCGGCATTGTTAAAGACTTCTTCAGTGATTGCTTTTCGACGTTTTAACAGTGCCTGCCGGCCTTCTAGTTCTTTTTTTGCCATTTCACGAGCGATAGAGGCAGTCATGTTGGCCATTTCCTTCTGAATCATCTCGTAGGCTTCTTGTAGAACTTGGTCTGTTGCTTTTTCAAGTTCCTTTTGTTTATAATCTAAGATTTCCTGTTTGATTTTTTGACGTTGTTCGCTGGCATATTGGTTAATTGCCTCATAAAATTTTCCAACGTGGAAATCTTCATGATTTACCGTAGCTGGTGCCGAAGTATCGGCTGGGGCTGCGGAAGGATTTGTTTTCATCAGTCTGCACCTCCCCACAGGTTAAATTTTTACCCCGATGGCTTCGCGGACATATTGGGTAATAGAGTCTTTTGTACGTCCGTTCCCATGGCGATCCGGAATTTCTACAATCAGTGGTTTTTTCATTTTTAATTTTAAGGTATAGATTTTTTCCGGACAAAGCTGTAATAAGGTAGCAGTAATTAAAATAACTGCTACATCATCCATTTTGATTGCGTCATCCAAAGCCTTTTGTACTTCTTCGGCCTTGTGTACGACGACTCCATCAATTCCCGCAAGCCGCATACCTTCTTGCGTATCAACGTTATCGCTGATTAGATAAAAGCGCATGGTTCACACCTTCGTAAAGAGCAAAATTGCAATCAGCAGGCCATACAGAGCAATGCCTTCGCCCAATGCAACGAAGATGATTGCTTTACCAAAGTTCTTAGAATCTTCACTGCAGGCACCGATTGCTGCAGCGGCACTGGGGCCAACTGCGATTCCGCCGCCGACGCCGCCAATACCAACCGCGAGGCCGGCAGCAATTGCTACCAGACCGTTAGCGCTGGAAGCAACGGCACCTGCTGCATGAGCAGTCATTGGGATTGCCAGGGTAACGACACCGACCAAAAGGCAGGAGAAAATCTGTGTCATTAGAGCAGTACGGGGCTTTTTCCCGTGGTTTACTGCGCGGACAGCCCACATTACAGAGCCAATTAAAAATACTACTGGAACAGCTAATAAAATTGCAGTCATAACAAAAACCTCCAAGTCAAATTGAATTCATTTTAATTATTTTAAGATGGGGCACGAACCTCTACCGGAGTAAAGGGACGACCGTCGCCATCGTAAAAACGACTGAACATTTCATAGAAATTCAGACGAAGGACGTGGATACTTACGAGCAATCCTTCCAACGCCATCACAAAGATATTGCCAATTACAAGAACAATTGGATAACCGACACCACCGACCATATCTGCCAGCGTAAATACCATATTCATCATGCCGGCGTGGACTAGTACAAAAGCACCTACTCGCAGGAATGAAACGGTATTACTAAGGTAAGAAAGAAGAAATTCAAACAATTCAAAGAAATTCTGAACAATGAATTCGCCCCATTTTTTCGGTTTCCAATCGGGCTTATGTTCCATAAGACCGCCCAAAACTTCGCGGAAAAACATAACTAAGAGAGGCAAAACGATTAGAAGAGTTACATAAAGTGGGGTCATTACCGGAGTGCCAAGAAGCTGCAGAATGAATCCGAAAACAATACTAATATAGAAAATCAGACCAGCAACCCCATTTTGTCCGAAAAGTGCACGCTCATAGTGTCTTTGACGAAGAGAAGAGAAAATGTTGAGGAACATAGCGACAATTAGAAGAACAACACCGATAGAAACAGCAACAATCAGAATATTGGTCGTTGTGCTTCCTTCCATAACGGAAATAGGTTTTTCTGAAAATCCGAGTGCATAATAGAGCGGGTCAAGCAAATGCTCAAATCCAAATACGGAACCGAATACAGAGCCAAAAATACAAGAAGAAATTCCACAAGGCATTAAAATGTGTCCGAGAGGCATGTTTTTCTTTTTCCACATCCATAAGCCGAGCAGAAATGCACAGATGCCATGCCCTACATCGCCAAACATGATGCCGAATAATGTCACAAAAATACAGGCGAGAAGGGGAGTTGGATCAATTTCGCTGTAATTTGGCAGGCCGTACATTTCAGTAAAATATTCAAAGGCTTTAAATGGACGGCGGTTATGTAGTTTTACCGGCGGGGAATGAACCAACTCATTAGAAGCATCGTCGAGATTGTATTCTACGCTGGAACACTGATCCAGCTTGCTGGTAAAGGAATTTTCAGCTTCTTGGGGAATCCAGCCGGAAAGAATGAAAAAGCCATTATATTGGAATGCGTATTTTCGAATGCCAAAATAAGTATTTTTAATGGTCAGCCATGAATAAATCAGGTTGCAGCGTTCCTGCTCATCTTTCCAAAGATGTTGGATTTCATCATCAACTTTTTTTAATTCATTGCGGGAAGCTTCGGCTTCTTGTTTAAATTGTTCAACAGCTTCTTTTGGGGTACCGTCAAAGCGCTCCAGAGCTAACGGCTGAAAATACAAACGAGAAAAAATTCGGTCGATTTCTGGGCATTGGTCTATGGGGCAAATATAAACTCCCCAAACTGTTTTTTCATCCGATGTACAAGGAAAGAACACTACAAATGGATTATCTTCATATGTTTTCAGCTGTTCATAACCAGCTCTCGGCAAAGAGCCAAAGTGAATAGAGATAAACTGACATACACGAATTTTTTTCAAATCAACTGCCAACCCGACAAAATGGGCAGCATCTTTTGCATCTTGTTCATGGCGCTGTACTTCTTTTGAAATTTTTTCGTGCTGCGCCTGAAGCTTTGCGATACGATTAGACATTGCCTGCGCATAGTGAAGAGCCTGAATAGGTTTTAGCTGTTTCTTTTCAGTTTCTTCTTCTGAAAAAAGATGAAGGGGCTGCCCAATCGATTTGATAGAAGAAGAAAGCTGCTGCAAAGGCGCCTGATATGGATTATCTTCACTTAAAGGCAGAAAGGATTCTGTGTTAGAGTAAAAATTCATCGCATTATCTGGATGAAATAGGTGACTTTTTCCGCAGATTGCAGTCACTGCGTCCAATTCACGTAGTTGTCCTATCATGCTGATGATTTTTACCTTGATAATAGCCAAGATTTAGGAACTCCTTCCGCTGAACCGTTCGGGGTTCAGAAGATTTTGAATTTCTGCTTTCTGCAGTTGATAACGCACTCCTTCAATCAGCGTGGTTAGATCATGTAGTTCTGATTGAAGAAGAAAAACATAGGAAAAAAGTACGACACTAGGGTTAGGACTAAAACGAATCTTTTTGCGGCAGTCATGATGTTCAATATAAAAGATCAGATCGTCCGGATCTTTGTGTGGGGTTGAGAGTGTACGTTTTCCAACCCGCGTTGTCTGCATAATTTCAGTAACTTCTTTTTCAGATTCTGCTGCTGCCATTCGATCAAGCGTTTCTTGTTTTAGACTGCCAAAAGGCAGCAGCAGCGATTTAATCTGATCGGGACCAGCGTGATAAGTCCGCTTTAAACGAATGATTCTGCTGTAATTACTGAGATCAATGTAATCGTCAAAAATACGCAGCAATTCTTCGCGGGTCTGTCCTTTTGTTTCTTTATAGATGACTTGATAGAGCCGCTGCATCAGATCAATCCAAAGGGCGCTTTCAATTCCGGTATAATCAATTTGTTCTTCAGGACTTTTTGGAGCAAAAGATAAAAGAATTTTCTCATATTGTGTATGGGAAAGTGCATGAAGAAGCTGATCATAGCTGGAGAGCGTATGAAGTGCTTTTTCGTCAATCTCTGTTTGATGTGCTGCACTTTCCGGGATTAAAAAGAAAGGATCTTCCATCTGTCCGGAATTCAGTCTTGTGATACAGCGCAGAATCATTTGAATTTCCAGCTTTTGAAGAAGATAAGCTGAAACATGTTCCCCAAGGTCTAGATCATATCGAGCTAATTTTGCGCTTTCGCTAAAGAGCCGCTCTCGCAGGCAGGCTTCTAGCTGACCACGGTGAATATGAAATTCATCTATCGAAACGAGAACGGAACGATATGTGGTATGTGCTTTTAGATAGGTGGCAATATCATTGACGGAAGAACAATCCAGAAGAGCCATCCAGTCCTCAAAGCGCAGTCTTTGGCCATAGAGTGCGCGCGCTTTACTGAGAACGGCGTTTGATGAGGTCTGTCCCATGGTTATCCCTCCAATACACGGCTGACCAATTTCTGAACCCAATCATCATGATTTTGATGGTAAATATCCTCCATCTTTTGTCGCAGGACAGCTTGTTTCTGCTCTGTTACTTTCCATTTTTCTTCAGCCAATTTACGTTCCTGAGGTTCGTTTTTGTGCAAGCGTTCTCTTGCTTCTTTTAAATAAGCATCCCGAATTTCTTCTCGGCGCTTAGCAACATCACTAGTGGCCTGCAAC contains the following coding sequences:
- a CDS encoding putative V-type ATP synthase subunit I (acpI) (Evidence 3 : Putative function from multiple computational evidences; PubMedId : 8688087; Product type e : enzyme), whose protein sequence is MAIIKVKIISMIGQLRELDAVTAICGKSHLFHPDNAMNFYSNTESFLPLSEDNPYQAPLQQLSSSIKSIGQPLHLFSEEETEKKQLKPIQALHYAQAMSNRIAKLQAQHEKISKEVQRHEQDAKDAAHFVGLAVDLKKIRVCQFISIHFGSLPRAGYEQLKTYEDNPFVVFFPCTSDEKTVWGVYICPIDQCPEIDRIFSRLYFQPLALERFDGTPKEAVEQFKQEAEASRNELKKVDDEIQHLWKDEQERCNLIYSWLTIKNTYFGIRKYAFQYNGFFILSGWIPQEAENSFTSKLDQCSSVEYNLDDASNELVHSPPVKLHNRRPFKAFEYFTEMYGLPNYSEIDPTPLLACIFVTLFGIMFGDVGHGICAFLLGLWMWKKKNMPLGHILMPCGISSCIFGSVFGSVFGFEHLLDPLYYALGFSEKPISVMEGSTTTNILIVAVSIGVVLLIVAMFLNIFSSLRQRHYERALFGQNGVAGLIFYISIVFGFILQLLGTPVMTPLYVTLLIVLPLLVMFFREVLGGLMEHKPDWKPKKWGEFIVQNFFELFEFLLSYLSNTVSFLRVGAFVLVHAGMMNMVFTLADMVGGVGYPIVLVIGNIFVMALEGLLVSIHVLRLNFYEMFSRFYDGDGRPFTPVEVRAPS
- a CDS encoding Eukaryotic translation initiation factor 3 110 kDa subunit, with the protein product MENLIDQIVKMDQQAQKITDLAQKEKLQATSDVAKRREEIRDAYLKEARERLHKNEPQERKLAEEKWKVTEQKQAVLRQKMEDIYHQNHDDWVQKLVSRVLEG
- a CDS encoding putative V-type ATP synthase subunit C (atpC) (Evidence 3 : Putative function from multiple computational evidences; Product type e : enzyme) — encoded protein: MGQTSSNAVLSKARALYGQRLRFEDWMALLDCSSVNDIATYLKAHTTYRSVLVSIDEFHIHRGQLEACLRERLFSESAKLARYDLDLGEHVSAYLLQKLEIQMILRCITRLNSGQMEDPFFLIPESAAHQTEIDEKALHTLSSYDQLLHALSHTQYEKILLSFAPKSPEEQIDYTGIESALWIDLMQRLYQVIYKETKGQTREELLRIFDDYIDLSNYSRIIRLKRTYHAGPDQIKSLLLPFGSLKQETLDRMAAAESEKEVTEIMQTTRVGKRTLSTPHKDPDDLIFYIEHHDCRKKIRFSPNPSVVLFSYVFLLQSELHDLTTLIEGVRYQLQKAEIQNLLNPERFSGRSS